The Primulina tabacum isolate GXHZ01 chromosome 7, ASM2559414v2, whole genome shotgun sequence genome includes a window with the following:
- the LOC142552329 gene encoding uncharacterized protein LOC142552329, protein MGVDYYNILKLERGATEDDLKKSYRRLAMKWHPDKNPNNKKEAEARFKQISEAYEVLSDPQKRQIYDQHGEEGLKDMPPPGSAENRNGFNPRDAEDIFAEFFGSSPFGFGSAGASRSMRFSCDGGTFGGYGGNDNIFRNYSDGNVVNMLKKPPPVESKLPCSLEDLYTGSTRKMKISRQVVQANGRLVQETEILTIDIKPGWKKGTKITFQDKGNEQLNQLPADLVFVIDEKPHEIFRRDGNDLLMNYNVTLAEAIGGLTVEAKTLDNRGLVIPVNEIISPGYEVLVPGEGMPIAKEPGNRGDLKIRFDIKFPTRLTTEQRAALKRALEG, encoded by the exons ATGGGTGTGGATTATTACAATATACTGAAACTGGAGAGGGGTGCAACCGAGGATGATCTGAAGAAATCTTACAGAAGATTGGCCATGAAATGGCATCCAGACAAGAATCCCAACAACAAGAAGGAAGCCGAGGCCAGATTTAAGCAAATTTCAGAGGCCTATGAA GTCTTGAGTGATCCTCAGAAAAGGCAAATCTATGATCAGCACGGTGAAGAAGGTCTAAAAGACATGCCACCACCCGGTTCAGCAGAAAACCGAAACGGTTTCAATCCTCGAGATGCAGAAGATATTTTTGCTGAATTTTTTGGGAGTAGCCCATTTGGATTTGGATCAGCGGGAGCCAGTAGGTCGATGCGGTTTTCGTGCGATGGAGGGACGTTTGGAGGATACGGTGGAAATGATAACATCTTTAGAAACTATAGCGATGGAAATGTAGTGAACATGCTAAAGAAACCACCACCCGTGGAGAGTAAATTGCCTTGCAGCCTTGAGGATCTCTACACTGGATCAACAAGAAAAATGAAGATATCTAGACAGGTGGTGCAAGCAAACGG GAGGTTGGTGCAAGAAACCGAGATATTAACAATTGATATAAAACCTGGATGGAAAAAGGGAACAAAGATAACTTTTCAAGACAAAGGAAATGAGCAACTGAACCAGCTCCCTGCAGACCTTGTGTTTGTCATCGATGAAAAGCCACACGAAATATTCAGGAGAGATGGCAATGACTTACTCATGAATTATAACGTAACGTTGGCAGAAGCGATCGGAGGTCTAACTGTGGAGGCCAAAACATTAGATAATCGAGGTTTGGTGATCCCGGTGAATGAAATCATCAGCCCTGGTTATGAAGTGTTGGTTCCGGGTGAGGGTATGCCTATTGCGAAGGAGCCTGGGAATCGGGGTGATTTGAAAATTCGGTTCGATATTAAGTTCCCCACAAGATTGACTACAGAGCAACGAGCTGCACTCAAACGGGCTCTGGAAGGTTGA
- the LOC142552330 gene encoding uncharacterized protein LOC142552330 — MAGGGNRRNEGSFTASNTNVFAALDSLRKKKKSDKEKSSSKGLAKAASGKLKDAGDKPQVYWAPTPLTVKSWADVDDEDDDDYYATTAPPQAIWAGSGPNKAEEMQQLDPVEESESEDELLVEGDDDVEEEPENEAEVLAQPELMDKKPVELSLAPKEAERQLSKKEMKKKELAELDALLADFGINQKEKAEDELADASNEKDGQLNEGAEKDNGPAESKSAKKKKKKDKTAKELKEPQDRPQPDGSDFSNGQGKNAAAEEVEEDASAVDLKERLKKVASSKKKKSNKDVDAAARAASAEAAARSARLAAAKKKERSHYNQQPIR, encoded by the exons ATGGCAGGAGGCGGAAACAGGAGAAACGAGGGATCATTCACAGCTAGCAACACCAATGTTTTTGCTGCACTTGATAGTTtgaggaagaagaagaaatctGACAAAGAGAAGAGCTCTTCGAAGGGTCTTGCAAAAGCTGCTTCTGGGAAATTGAAGGATGCTGGAGACAAGCCGCAGGTGTACTGGGCTCCGACACCATTGACAGTGAAGTCGTGGGCTGATGTGGATGAtgaggatgatgatgattaCTACGCGACCACCGCTCCTCCCCAGGCGATATGGGCTGGTTCTGGTCCGAATAAAGCTGAAGAAATGCAGCAACTTGACCCTGTGGAG GAAAGCGAAAGTGAAGATGAACTTCTTGTTGAAGGCGACGATGATGTGGAAGAGGAGCCTGAAAATGAAGCAGAGGTGCTAGCTCAGCCCGAGCTAATGGACAAAAAGCCTGTTGAACTTTCTCTAGCACCTAAGGAGGCAGAAAGGCAGCTTTCTAAGAAGGAGATGAAGAAAAAGGAGCTTGCCGAACTGGATGCTCTATTGGCTGATTTTGGAATTAACCAGAAAGAGAAAGCCGAAGATGAGCTAGCTG ATGCCTCCAATGAAAAGGACGGACAGTTGAATGAAGGTGCAGAGAAGGACAATGGCCCTGCTGAATCAAAAAGcgcaaagaagaagaaaaagaaggatAAGACTGCAAAAGAGCTGAAGGAACCTCAGGATCGGCCCCAGCCCGATGGCTCGGATTTTTCTAATGGACAAGGAAAAAACGCTGCAGCTGAAGAAGTGGAGGAAGATGCGTCTGCTGTTGATTTGAAAGAGCGGCTCAAAAAGGTGGCATCTTCCAAGAAAAAGAAATCCAATAAAGATGTTGATGCTGCTGCGAGAGCTGCTTCCGCTGAGGCTGCAGCAAGGAGTGCAAGACTCGCAGCTGCGAAGAAGAAAGAGAGAAGCCATTACAACCAGCAGCCAATTCGGTAA
- the LOC142551055 gene encoding gibberellin 3-beta-dioxygenase 1-like produces the protein MATTLSEAYGDSPLQLKHIIPLDFDSIHDLPDSHVWTESVDLLSGKHICQAHVDESDVPIVDLTAPNAVEVLGNACRKWGMFQVTNHGVPSSLLGNAESYVRRLFALPAEQKRKALRSPGGATGYGVARISPFFSKLMWHEGFTIMGSAVEHAKLLWPQDYEKFCNAMDSYQKQMKSLAHKILVLMLKSLEAKDQETLLSTASVHQSEGALQLNSYPCCPNHKQAIGLAPHTDSLLLTILHQNDTEGLQVFRENTGWITAPPVSGALVVNIGDLLHIVSNGLFPTVYHRVIPNEMRHRFSMAFFYGPQSDSVVAPLSNLGFPRYRSVTVKEYLSIKNKHLDKAIPILKTV, from the exons ATGGCAACAACTCTTTCAGAAGCCTATGGGGACAGTCCTCTCCAACTTAAACACATCATCCCTCTCGATTTCGACTCGATTCACGACCTGCCTGACTCACATGTGTGGACCGAATCCGTCGATCTTTTATCGGGAAAACATATATGTCAGGCACATGTGGACGAGTCGGATGTACCCATTGTTGACCTGACGGCTCCAAATGCTGTGGAAGTACTGGGCAATGCCTGCCGAAAATGGGGAATGTTCCAAGTGACGAACCATGGGGTGCCCTCGAGTTTGCTCGGGAATGCGGAGTCATATGTTCGACGGTTGTTTGCTCTCCCTGCTGAGCAGAAACGGAAGGCGTTGCGTTCTCCAGGTGGAGCCACCGGATATGGGGTAGCTCGGATTTCTCCCTTTTTCTCCAAGTTAATGTGGCATGAGGGCTTCACCATTATGGGTTCTGCGGTCGAGCATGCTAAACTACTTTGGCCTCAGGACTATGAAAAATTTTG CAATGCAATGGACAGTTATCAAAAGCAGATGAAATCATTAGCCCACAAAATCTTGGTTCTCATGCTCAAGTCCTTGGAGGCAAAAGATCAAGAAACCCTACTTTCTACAGCTTCTGTCCACCAATCTGAAGGCGCCTTGCAGCTAAATTCTTACCCTTGTTGCCCCAACCACAAGCAAGCCATTGGCTTAGCTCCACACACAGATTCCCTACTTCTAACAATTCTTCATCAAAATGACACAGAGGGTCTTCAAGTTTTTCGAGAAAACACGGGATGGATAACTGCTCCTCCAGTTTCAGGAGCCCTAGTCGTCAACATAGGTGATCTTTTGCACATCGTGTCAAACGGGCTGTTTCCGACGGTGTATCATCGTGTGATTCCAAACGAAATGAGGCATAGGTTTTCGATGGCCTTCTTCTACGGCCCTCAAAGTGATTCTGTGGTAGCTCCCCTATCGAATCTCGGTTTTCCCCGGTATCGTTCAGTTACGGTTAAAGAGTATCTCAGTATCAAGAATAAGCATCTCGACAAGGCAATTCCGATTCTTAAAACAGTGTAG
- the LOC142552331 gene encoding uncharacterized protein LOC142552331, translating into MENSVKKAGGVDSPDRKSLDLKSLYSSRVSDVGASKKVSEGNNHGYVKKKKRKNGKGASFSCIELDAKKSRKEGANGVKSEPDFSHESSGGSKLLHGVTFALGKNGNAFNIPKRPRGLARRKKLRSGQVSEPLDLTNSEDCVKIFNANSSNSPGPKDRLGRSDSVYEVNDGSSNIKSAVDTCGGSKLKPKKKVNCKSTGNVGNSTSKLKRKPVADEAKEARKDNPSSVVHTEEEVSPVVDNGDVSYKKQRHNSRKKKDTIAGRDGGKASIKKSEPSAGSSKSDSQFVSFQDDDDDEENLEQNAARMLSSRFDPSCTGFPSKKESSVSRTADGFSFPVSPGHDSFTLQDNSVGAMESASLDGKSRALRPRSEDKGKGMPRKRRHFYDIIPNSLDACWFINRRIKVFWPLDESWYHGLVNDYHTECKLHHVKYDDRDEEWVDLHEEKFKVLLLPSEVPGKQKSRKNSEGNKNVHKGKSVPPLNDDIGMENYLDSEPISSWLARSLPKSLKRQKNSQVHQPLGSPFSSEKTDESNSKLANSKGVDDGPECESASVDKALGGGSFEQSQMNMGSSLSCAKIDLNSEFSGSKRSGNEPDCMSTSTDKIPGHGSLGQCLVGTTSSSQNVVYVRRKYDMRCKRGSSLCTAVKSHGSSPGTVTVDPIMVTLPAVKKESCTGYVDWDRKLRLVEAHGELGIDMVPLMLQQIRVQICIPLLPFLYSLGTQDIWLLHNIPMLRYGSVVAASPAVVLEMLFVDSNLGLRFLLFEGCLKQALTFVFLILIACGEQDEQWNDDMLLPVRSVRFKLFSVQDVNKKHAFASYSFSGLRLLKWLYLDSKLMQHFRLVKQLPVSESSHDDIKQLECVTFQQCKPHLGLEISSLEVEEFTPINVEDITTGDKLQTLETEAPAFWGLPNCEQDLGTDALGRNVVEKVYFSENHQKVPSPPTFIISSASDSRFDNRSAGILVDIPCFDQTDMAFRQNSGVFCNVRDASVLSANPIGSTRSWKHGRSSSISSPLGDLSPLWPDGKMNFIHNGFSNGPKRPRTQVQYTLPSSGFDLNSKQKMLNNKALPCKRIRRASQKRIPDGSKGSQKYLELLECGANVLVTQGDKGWRESGAHIFLEVADHNEWRLAVKFSGITKYSYKVTHILQPGSTNRFSHAMMWRGGNDWVLEFSDRSQWALFKEMHEECYNRNIRAASVKHIPIPGVWLVEERNDGGTEVPFVRNHAKYFRQVQTDVEMAMDPSRVLYDLDSEDEQWLEAKKKCTDKHLCEEMSDEFMEQTIDMFEKGAYIQCRDNFTDTEIEELVMGIGYLESAKVVYEYWRQKRDRKGMPLIRHLQPPLWGQYRHQLKEWELTVARGNGSFPVPHLEKPSMFAFCLKPRGLDVPNKGSKQRSHRKFSVSGHHNTTSGDQDSLHTFGRRLNGHTFGDEKVLYANTVHESSDISPTLQASTRLWSPRDAFFSLSTNVPELNRNQKVYKYNPTNLSLNNQQMMSYSQRTIGNRNGTHQWNMDLPELSGQKHNLFDGTQRQGVELLKGSDLCELQLRDASRAAQHAHKMAKLKRENAHRLFSKAEFAIHKAVIALMTAEAIRAANENFDGDN; encoded by the exons ATGGAAAATAGTGTAAAGAAGGCTGGTGGTGTTGATAGTCCTGATAGAAAATCCTTGGATCTGAAGAGCCTCTACAGCTCTAGGGTTTCTGATGTTGGAGCGAGTAAGAAAGTTTCGGAAGGAAACAATCACGGGTAtgttaaaaaaaagaagaggaAGAATGGAAAGGGAGCTTCTTTTAGTTGTATAGAGCTTGATGCTAAGAAAAGTAGGAAGGAGGGTGCGAATGGTGTGAAATCTGAACCAGATTTTAGTCATGAATCTAGTGGTGGGAGTAAACTTTTGCATGGCGTTACATTTGCTCTGGGTAAAAATGGAAATGCTTTTAATATCCCCAAACGACCTCGTGGTTTGGCGAGGCGGAAAAAGTTGAGAAGTGGTCAAGTGTCTGAACCGTTGGATCTTACCAATTCCGAAGATTGTGTGAAAATATTTAATGCAAATTCTAGTAATTCGCCTGGTCCAAAAGACCGATTAGGTAGGTCAGATTCtgtttatgaggttaatgatgGTAGCTCAAACATTAAATCTGCCGTTGATACCTGTGGTGGTTCAAAATTGAAACCCAAGAAGAAGGTGAATTGTAAATCAACGGGCAATGTCGGTAATTCGACTTCAAAATTAAAGCGGAAGCCAGTTGCTGATGAAGCTAAGGAAGCCAGGAAAGATAATCCCAGTTCAGTTGTGCACACCGAGGAAGAAGTTAGTCCAGTAGTGGACAATGGTGACGTATCTTATAAAAAGCAGCGACACAACAGTAGGAAAAAAAAGGATACCATAGCTGGTCGAGATGGTGGTAAGGCCTCAATAAAAAAGTCTGAACCTTCAGCTGGTAGTTCAAAATCAGATAGTCAGTTTGTTTCTTTCCAAGATGATGACGACGATGAAGAGAACCTTGAACAAAATGCAGCAAGGATGCTCTCATCTAGATTTGATCCTAGCTGTACAGGTTTCCCTTCAAAAAAAGAATCTTCTGTTTCACGGACCGCCGATGGATTTTCTTTTCCTGTTTCACCTGGTCATGATTCATTTACTCTGCAGGATAACTCAGTTGGTGCTATGGAGTCTGCATCACTTGATGGAAAGAGTAGAGCTCTTAGACCAAGAAGCGAAGATAAAGGCAAGGGAATGCCCAGGAAACGCCGTCATTTTTATGACATTATTCCCAATAGCCTGGATGCATGCTGGTTTATAAACCGGAGAATTAAAGTCTTTTGGCCATTGGATGAAAGTTGGTATCACGGCCTTGTCAATGACTATCACACAGAATGTAAGCTTCATCACGTAAAGTATGATGATCGTGATGAGGAATGGGTTGACCTTCACGAAGAGAAATTCAAAGTTTTGCTTCTCCCAAGCGAAGTTCCTGGCAAACAAAAATCAAGGAAAAATTCTGAAGGCAATAAAAATGTGCACAAAGGAAAAAGTGTTCCCCCATTAAATGATGACATCGGCATGGAAAACTATCTTGATTCAGAGCCCATTTCATCATGGCTTGCTCGTTCTTTACCTAAATCTTTGAAAAGGCAGAAGAATTCACAAGTTCATCAGCCTCTCGGCTCTCCATTTTCATCCGAGAAAACCGATGAATCAAATAGCAAACTTGCCAATTCAAAGGGAGTTGATGATGGGCCAGAATGTGAGTCTGCATCCGTGGATAAAGCACTTGGTGGTGGAAGTTTCGAGCAGTCACAGATGAACATGGGCTCTTCATTATCATGTGCGAAAATTGATTTGAACAGTGAATTTTCTGGCTCAAAAAGATCCGGAAATGAGCCAGATTGCATGTCTACTTCAACAGATAAAATACCTGGTCATGGAAGTCTAGGTCAATGTCTGGTGGGAACTACCAGCAGTTCTCAAAATGTAGTTTATGTGAGGCGGAAATATGACATGCGATGTAAAAGAGGTAGTTCTTTGTGTACGGCTGTCAAATCACATGGTAGTTCCCCAGGGACTGTCACGGTTGACCCTATTATGGTTACTTTACCAGCTGTTAAAAAGGAATCTTGTACTGGATATGTGGATTGGGACAGGAAGTTGAGACTGGTTGAGGCCCATGGTGAGTTGGGAATTGATATGGTGCCACTGATGCTTCAACAAATCAGAGTCCAGATTTGCATACCTTTGTTACCTTTTCTTTATTCTCTTGGAACACAAGATATTTGGCTGCTTCATAACATACCGATGCTTCGTTATGGATCAGTTGTGGCTGCCTCTCCTGCTGTTGTCCTGGAGATGCTTTTCGTTGATAGTAACCTTGGGTTAAGGTTTCTGTTATTTGAAGGTTGCCTGAAGCAGGCTTTAACCTTTGTCTTTTTAATCCTCATAGCGTGTGGTGAACAGGACGAACAATGGAATGATGATATGTTATTACCAGTGAGGTCAGTAAGGTTCAAACTTTTTAGCGTTCAAGATGTAAACAAGAAGCATGCCTTTGCTTCTTATAGCTTCTCTGGACTTCGACTTTTAAAGTGGCTTTACTTAGATTCCAAGCTTATGCAGCATTTTCGTCTTGTCAAGCAATTACCAGTCTCAGAATCCTCACATGATGACATTAAGCAACTTGAATGTGTGACTTTTCAGCAGTGCAAGCCTCATTTAGGTTTAGAGATCTCGTCATTAGAG GTGGAGGAGTTTACTCCCATTAATGTTGAAGATATAACTACGGGAGACAAATTGCAGACACTGGAGACAGAAGCCCCTGCTTTCTGGGGTTTGCCAAATTGTGAGCAAGATTTAGGAACAGATGCTTTGGGGAGAAACGTCGTTGAGAAAGTCTATTTTTCTGAGAATCATCAGAAGGTCCCTTCTCCACCCACTTTCATTATATCTTCTGCCTCCGATTCTAGGTTTGATAACAGATCAGCTGGTATTTTAGTAGACATTCCATGTTTCGACCAAACTGACATGGCTTTTAGACAGAACTCTGGTGTGTTTTGTAATGTACGCGATGCCTCTGTTCTCAGCGCAAACCCTATTGGTTCTACGCGTTCATGGAAACATGGTAGAAGCAGCTCGATTTCTTCTCCACTTGGCGATCTCTCTCCCTTGTGGCCTGATGGGAAGATGAACTTCATTCACAATGGGTTCAGCAATGGACCAAAGAGGCCACGCACTCAGGTTCAATATACGTTGCCTTCTTCAGGTTTTGATCTCAATTCTAAGCAAAAAATGCTAAACAACAAAGCTTTACCTTGCAAACGAATAAGGAGAGCTAGCCAGAAGCGGATACCTGATGGTTCTAAGGGTAGCCAGAAATATTTGGAGTTGCTAGAATGTGGTGCAAATGTTTTGGTCACCCAGGGAGACAAAGGATGGAGAGAAAGTGGAGCGCATATTTTCTTAGAAGTCGCGGATCACAATGAATGGAGACTGGCCGTCAAATTTTCTGGAATTACAAAATATTCATATAAAGTCACTCATATTTTGCAGCCTGGCTCCACTAACCGTTTCTCACATGCTATGATGTGGAGGGGGGGAAATGACTGGGTACTGGAGTTTTCTGACAGGAGCCAGTGGGCGCTTTTCAAGGAGATGCATGAGGAGTGTTACAATCGGAATATTCGTGCTGCTTCAGTGAAACATATCCCTATCCCTGGAGTGTGGCTGGTTGAGGAGAGAAACGATGGTGGAACCGAAGTCCCTTTTGTCCGTAATCATGCGAAGTATTTCCGACAGGTTCAAACTGATGTTGAAATGGCGATGGACCCGTCTCGTGTTTTATATGACTTGGATAGCGAGGATGAGCAGTGGTTGGAGGCAAAAAAGAAATGTACCGACAAACATCTATGTGAAGAGATGTCTGATGAATTTATGGAGCAAACAATAGACATGTTTGAAAAAGgtgcatatattcagtgccgtgACAACTTCACAGATACTGAAATTGAGGAGCTTGTAATGGGAATAGGTTACTTGGAATCAGCAAAAGTCGTTTACGAATATTGGCGACAGAAAAGGGATAGAAAAGGCATGCCTTTGATAAGACATTTACAG CCTCCCCTTTGGGGCCAGTATCGACATCAGCTGAAGGAGTGGGAGCTTACTGTTGCCAGGGGCAATGGTTCCTTTCCTGTTCCCCACCTTGAAAAACCATCCATGTTTGCTTTCTGCCTTAAACCACGGGGCTTGGATGTTCCTAACAAGGGTTCAAAACAACGGTCTCATAGGAAATTTTCAGTTTCTGGACACCATAATACAACTTCAGGGGATCAGGACAGTCTTCACACTTTTG GGAGGAGACTAAATGGACACACTTTTGGAGATGAGAAAGTGTTGTATGCAAATACTGTACAtgaatcttctgatatttcACCAACACTTCAGGCTTCAACTAGGTTGTGGTCTCCACGAGATGCATTTTTTTCACTGAGTACTAATGTGCCTGAGTTGAATCGCAACCAAAAGGTTTACAAGTACAATCCGACGAATCTTTCTCTAAATAACCAGCAGATGATGTCCTACAGCCAAAGGACAATAGGAAATAGAAATGGAACTCACCAGTGGAACATGGATTTGCCTGAATTATCAGGTCAAAAGCACAACCTTTTTGATGGAACCCAGAGGCAAGGAGTGGAGCTGCTGAAGGGTTCAGATCTTTGTGAGCTTCAGTTACGTGATGCATCACGTGCTGCACAACATGCACATAAAATGGCTAAGCTTAAGAGGGAAAATGCACATAGATTGTTTTCTAAAGCAGAATTTGCTATTCACAAAGCTGTGATTGCTCTAATGACTGCCGAGGCAATCAGAGCTGCCAATGAGAACTTTGATGGCGATAATTAG
- the LOC142552326 gene encoding serine/threonine protein phosphatase 2A 57 kDa regulatory subunit B' kappa isoform-like — protein sequence MWKLILNKLPRKSQKPDHDSQRNPSSGPKAPSQVAARTNVANPSVKRASAAVFPASVIAGIEPLQAFKDVPSSGKMNLFISKLSLCCVVFDFTDPTKNIQEKELKRATLLELLDFVSQSPQKFSEPAILASCKMCSINLFRVFPPSHRQSNKNGGENDNDDEPTFDPAWSHLQIVYDFLLKFVTSTSLEVKVAKKYIDHSFILKIIGLFDSKDPRERDCLKAILHRIYGKFMVHRPFLRKRISNVFYRFVFETEKHNGIAELLEVFGSVITGFAIPLKEEHKIFLWKALVPLHKPKSLGIYFQQLSYCVTQFIEKEPKLASVVIDGLLKYWPITNSQKEVMFLGELEEILEVINMAEFQKIMVPLFRRIRNCINSYHFQVAERALFLWNNDQIVNLIAYNRQIILPIVFLALETNAQNHWNHTVLNLTLNVRKMLAEMDDALVLTCISNCREEQEKMNLVMEKRKETWERLENRASLQPVSGNTAVMVTY from the exons ATGTGGAAGCTAATTCTTAACAAACTCCCTCGAAAATCCCAGAAGCCGGATCATGATTCGCAGAGAAACCCTAGTTCAGGCCCTAAGGCACCAAGTCAGGTTGCGGCCCGGACCAATGTAGCCAACCCTTCTGTCAAACGGGCTTCAGCCGCGGTCTTTCCAGCCAGTGTGATTGCAGGAATTGAGCCGTTGCAAGCATTCAAGGATGTTCCGAGTTCAGGAAAAATGAATCTTTTCATCAGTAAGTTAAGTCTTTGCTgtgtagtatttgatttcactgATCCGACCAAAAATATCCAAGAAAAGGAGCTTAAGCGAGCTACACTGCTCGAGCTTCTTGACTTTGTATCACAGAGCCCTCAAAAATTCTCGGAGCCTGCGATTTTGGCATCGTGCAAAATGTGCTCCATAAATTTGTTCCGTGTTTTCCCACCTAGTCATCGGCAGAGTAACAAAAATGGGGGTGAAAATGATAATGATGATGAGCCAACGTTCGATCCTGCATGGTCTCACTTGCAGATAGTTTATGATTTCTTGCTGAAGTTTGTGACTTCCACTTCTTTGGAGGTGAAAGTTGCTAAGAAATATATTGACCATTCcttcattttgaaaataatcggcTTGTTTGATTCGAAAGATCCCAGGGAACGGGACTGTCTTAAGGCGATTCTGCATAGGATTTATGGGAAGTTTATGGTCCACAGACCATTTTTAAGAAAGCGCATAAGCAATGTGTTCTACAGATTTGTGTTCGAGACAGAGAAGCATAATGGTATAGCTGAGTTGTTGGAGGTTTTTGGGAGTGTTATTACTGGTTTTGCTATACCTTTAAAAGAGGAGCATAAGATATTTCTTTGGAAAGCATTGGTTCCGCTACACAAGCCCAAGTCGTTGGGGATTTACTTTCAGCAGCTGTCTTATTGCGTGACTCAGTTTATTGAGAAGGAGCCTAAATTGGCCAGCGTTGTGATTGATGGGCTATTGAAATATTGGCCAATTACGAATAGCCAGAAGGAAGTGATGTTTTTAGGTGAGTTAGAGGAGATTCTCGAAGTGATCAATATGGCTGAGTTCCAAAAGATCATGGTTCCGTTATTCCGGAGAATCAGAAACTGCATAAATAGTTACCATTTTCAG GTAGCTGAAAGGGCTCTGTTTTTGTGGAACAATGACCAAATTGTCAATCTAATCGCATACAACCGCCAAATTATACTGCCCATAGTATTCCTGGCTCTAGAAACCAACGCACAAAACCACTGGAACCATACTGTCCTGAACTTGACTTTAAACGTGAGAAAAATGCTCGCAGAAATGGACGATGCTCTGGTTTTaacttgcatctccaattgtcGAGAGGAGCAAGAGAAAATGAATTTGGTCATGGAAAAGCGAAAGGAAACTTGGGAGCGTTTGGAAAATAGGGCCAGTCTTCAGCCAGTATCTGGAAACACTGCTGTTATGGTAACTTATTAA
- the LOC142552327 gene encoding E3 ubiquitin-protein ligase At1g63170-like produces the protein MALPLLGLQRKSQTHKVPLLMERADNRYENEHVIEIASSSDASSGSSHERASSGLEQQHREDQPSTSSRAPLYPLNGSNSRNSSLIRRGNSRGRQRSPLNSGLWISIELVLTVSQLIAAIIVLSLSNHEKPGAPLRTWIVGYASGCLAILPLLYWRFKYRNQVSEQVSSQQSQEISQGNNSSGSLTGRVTGAEDRWTTATTTRGASNGMPNPRLKVLVEYFKMALDCFFAVWFVVGNVWIFGGHSSSTEAPNLYRLCIVFLTFSCIGYAMPFILCATICCCLPCIFSVLRFREDSSPNRGATQESISSLPTYKFKARKNKSSNNKESSSGEGEGGIVAAGTEKERLISEEDAVCCICLAKYAHNDELRELPCSHFFHKDCVDKWLKINASCPFCKTDVGETILSSLTQATARLRDQTM, from the exons ATGGCTTTGCCCTTACTTGGACTTCAGCGTAAAAGCCAAACACACAAAGTCCCGTTGTTAATGGAGCGAGCAGATAATCGTTATGAGAATGAACATGTTATTGAAATTGCTAGTAGTAGTGATGCTTCATCGGGCTCCTCCCATGAGAGGGCATCAAGTGGCCTGGAGCAGCAACATAGGGAAGATCAGCCGTCTACTAGTTCAAGGGCTCCTCTGTATCCACTGAATGGCTCAAACTCAAGGAACTCATCACTAATACGAAGAGGAAATAGTCGAGGGAGGCAAAGGAGTCCATTAAATTCGGGGTTATGGATATCCATTGAGCTAGTGCTGACAGTTAGCCAACTTATTGCTGCTATTATTGTTTTATCTCTCTCGAATCATGAGAAACCAGGAGCTCCTTTGAGAACATGGATTGTTGGTTATGCATCTGGCTGTTTGGCGATTCTTCCTCTTCTATATTGGCGTTTTAAATATCGAAACCAGGTATCTGAACAGGTTTCATCTCAACAAAGTCAAGAGATCTCTCAAGGGAACAATAGTTCAGGTTCTTTGACTGGCAGAGTTACGGGGGCGGAAGATCGCTGGACAACTGCAACAACAACTAGAGGCGCAAGTAATGGAATGCCAAATCCAAG GCTTAAGGTGTTGGTTGAATATTTCAAGATGGCTTTGGATTGCTTTTTTGCCGTTTGGTTTGTGGTTGGTAATGTTTGGATTTTTGGAGGGCACTCATCTTCTACTGAGGCTCCCAATTTGTACAG GTTGTGTATAGTGTTTCTCACCTTCAGTTGTATTGGATATGCAATGCCTTTTATCCTCTGTGCAACGATTTGCTGCTGCCTCCCTTGTATATTTTCAGTCCTGAGATTCAGAGAAGACTCATCTCCAAACAGAGGAGCTACTCAAGAGTCTATCAGTTCTTTGCCAACTTATAAATTCAAAGCAAGGAAAAATAAGAGTAGCAATAACAAGGAAAGTAGCTCGGGTGAGGGTGAAGGTGGCATAGTGGCTGCTGGAACGGAAAAAGAGCGTTTAATATCAGAAGAAGATGCG GTATGCTGTATTTGCTTGGCGAAATATGCTCACAATGATGAGCTCAGAGAGTTGCCTTGTTCCCATTTCTTTCACAAGGATTGTGTTGATAAATGGCTGAAAATCAACGCTTCGTGTCCTTTCTGCAAAACTGATGTTGGCGAGACCATTTTGAGTTCCCTGACTCAAGCAACCGCCAGGCTGCGAGACCAAACTATGTAA